One Opitutus sp. ER46 genomic region harbors:
- a CDS encoding RNA-binding S4 domain-containing protein — translation MSKPAPASANRLDKWLWAVRVFKTRSLATDACRAGSVEINDQPAKPAREVRSGEQVKVRQGVVTRTLAVVAVPPARVGARLVATYCTELTPPEEFEKAREQRVQHFLAREKGSGRPTKRDRRLIDHLLES, via the coding sequence TTGAGCAAGCCGGCCCCCGCTTCCGCCAACCGCCTCGACAAGTGGCTATGGGCAGTTCGCGTGTTCAAAACGCGAAGCCTCGCCACCGATGCGTGTCGTGCGGGCAGCGTGGAGATCAACGACCAGCCGGCGAAGCCGGCGCGTGAAGTGCGGTCAGGCGAGCAGGTGAAGGTGCGTCAAGGCGTCGTGACGCGAACCCTTGCCGTGGTCGCCGTGCCGCCCGCGCGGGTCGGAGCGCGACTGGTGGCGACGTACTGCACGGAACTCACACCGCCGGAAGAATTCGAAAAGGCGCGCGAGCAGCGCGTGCAGCATTTTCTCGCTCGCGAGAAGGGCAGTGGGCGCCCGACCAAGCGCGACCGGCGCTTGATCGACCATCTGCTCGAGTCGTAA